One region of Zingiber officinale cultivar Zhangliang chromosome 7B, Zo_v1.1, whole genome shotgun sequence genomic DNA includes:
- the LOC122006824 gene encoding MMS19 nucleotide excision repair protein homolog isoform X1: MEKPSTLISHIEAFVDSARVLNQHAKSVDAISSLIKNDLLTLEALVREMELYLTSTDHIIRGRGTLLLAEVLNCLLEKPLDSHTISILVEFFTAKLEDWQVLWGVLVGCLALLKRTKKFGMVDNSDARTLAKSFLINVQVQSLAVRDRKLCLEVLQCLLDAYTDAVVVLGDDLVYGICEAIDEEKDPRCLMLNFHLVEILGHLYPDPSGPMASFAQDIFDILSRYYPIYFTHPKDDGLDIKREDLSKGLMNAFSSSPFFEPFVVPLLLEKLSSSLLSAKLDSLKYLNSCLYHYGGKRMVKHSRVIWSNLKDVIFNFSPERPLLTDELDVDMKSEVNQIRMEALNCLETALSCFDFSEQDSFLCLIIDDPDIGTKLESLTSITSYSGTSAEIQRDLSAIGGIFTSIAKVSIYCCNKVFLKFFPCLMDVLGVSRNHSSQFCITNHKTVHGGMNFGALFLSVELLSSSRELSLVSNIAAEFIAESKSWFFMLKSFSMDLCHVLGSVLRTSNTSMVASEKEGVLCAVKGLQSLSTFPSSCSPISEGCYEDVLEILMSIITGRSDETYLWNLSLKALVQIGLWIESASGHDSARGICYNKVVEKILSMLQTNDSMVSLSLKLVAISEIANVGQYVLSIIRALEDAIISSLVACIQGGLKSSDSLVGLLECYTSRVLPRCCTSGSFDDVAVQFSINIWNQLENVSVFNTDVTMQNVLDQVMITMKLLVAGCTVENQSLILKKAHCVILSMDFLKTQPFQSIHGIIALSCRDKWIASLFGSVVIALRSQTPLTDMKGILNLFLILLPEGNLPAAQALASMVNKCPSSINEPEISARLSLDQACEDILKLCLWTLESNSHLKQYNFLDRDICSQRSIVLGMAWVGKGLLMRGHEKVTEIAMFLMKCLVSDSNEDITLQQQKENGKGVGMDANSSLATSAADAFHVLLNDSEDCLNKKFHATIRPLYKQRFFSSMLPILLSSIKESGSTSKKIALYRALGHIISDTPLAAVLAESKKIIPALLDTLAISGSETSHKKIVYSLLLVLSGILMDDNGKVTILENIHTVIECLIKLISYPDLMIVRETAIQCLVAMSVLPHARIFPFRPRVLKAVATALDDRKRAVRQEAVRCRQAWASIASRSLQF; encoded by the exons GTAGAG GTACACTTCTCCTTGCAGAAGTACTTAATTGCCTTCTTGAGAAGCCATTAGATAGTCATACTATAAGCATTTTGGTAGAATTCTTCACAGCAAAACTA GAAGATTGGCAAGTACTCTGGGGAGTTCTTGTTGGTTGCCTAGCTCTTTTGAAGAGAACAAAAAAGTTTGGCATGGTTGACAATAGTGATGCAAGAACACTTGCAAAATCTTTCTTAATTAATGTACAAgtgcaatcactagcagttcgtgaCCGTAAG TTATGTTTAGAAGTTCTTCAGTGCCTATTGGATGCTTATACTGATGCTGTTGTGGTGTTG GGTGATGACCTTGTTTATGGAATATGTGAAGCAATAGATGAAGAAAAAGATCCTCGATGCTTAATGCTTAATTTTCATCTTGTTGAGATTCTTGGGCATTTGTATCCTGATCCATCTGGCCCAATGGCAAGCTTTGCTCAGGACATCTTTGATATTTTAAGTCGGTACTATCCTATATACTTCACACAT CCAAAGGATGATGGCTTGGATATAAAAAGGGAAGATCTCTCTAAGGGATTAATG AATGCTTTCTCTTCATCTCCTTTTTTTGAACCATTTGTTGTGCCACTACTCCTTGAAAAACTGTCCTCATCTCTGCTATCTGCTAAG CTTGATTCTTTGAAGTATCTTAACAGTTGTTTATACCACTATGGAGGGAAAAGGATGGTCAAGCATTCTAGAGTTATCTGGTCTAATCTAAAAGATGTGATCTTTAATTTCTCACCCGAGAGACCATTATTAACTGATGAATTGGATGTAGATATGAAATCCGAGGTTAATCAGATTAGAATGGAAGCTCTAAATTGTTTGGAAACGGCTCTCTCATGCTTCGATTTTTCTGAACAAGATTCCTTTCTATGCTTGATTATTGATGATCCAGATATTGGAACAAAGTTAGAGTCACTGACAAGCATAACAAGCTATTCAGGTACTTCCGCTGAAATCCAGCGCGATTTAAGTGCTATTGGAGGTATCTTTACTAGCATAGCAAAGGTATCAATATATTGCTGCAATAAAGTGTTCCTGAAGTTCTTTCCCTGCCTAATGGATGTTTTAGGAGTTTCTAGAAACCATTCTTCTCAATTTTGTATCACTAACCACAAAACGGTTCATGGCGGAATGAATTTTGGAGCACTTTTTCTGTCGGTTGAACTCCTTAGTTCGTCTAGAGAATTATCTTTGGTATCTAATATTGCGGCAGAGTTCATTGCAGAGTCAAAGAGCTGGTTTTTCATGCTCAAAAGTTTCTCTATGGATCTTTGTCATGTTCTCGGTTCAGTATTGAGGACATCCAATACTTCTATGGTTGCTAGTGAAAAAGAAGGTGTGCTTTGCGCAG TTAAGGGCTTGCAATCACTTTCAACATTTCCGTCATCCTGTTCACCTATATCAGAAGGCTGTTATGAAGACGTTTTAGAGATACTTATGTCTATAATTACTGGCAGGAGTGATGAAACTTACTTGTGGAATTTGTCATTGAAAGCCTTGGTCCAAATTGGATTGTGGATTGAGAGTGCTAGTGGTCATGATTCTGCTAGAGGAATATGCTACAACAAAGTTGTTGAGAAAATCCTTTCCATGCTTCAAACTAATGATTCTATGGTCTCTCTCTCATTGAAACTTGTTGCAATTTCTGAAATTGCTAATGTTGGTCAATATGTGCTAAGTATAATTCGAGCACTTGAAGATGCCATTATTTCCAGCTTGGTAGCTTGT ATCCAAGGGGGTTTAAAATCTTCTGACAGCTTGGTTGGTTTGCTTGAATGCTACACCAGTCGGGTTCTTCCAAG ATGCTGTACTTCTGGGAGTTTTGATGATGTTGCAGTTCAATTTTCCATCAATATTTGGAATCAACTTGAAAATGTATCTGTTTTCAACACTGATGTAACTATGCAG AATGTTCTTGACCAGGTTATGATAACAATGAAGCTTCTCGTGGCTGGTTGTACAGTGGAAAACCAGTCCCTGATTCTAAAAAAAGCTCACTGCGTTATTTTATCAATGGACTTTCTTAAAACACAACCTTTTCAAAGTATTCATGGAATTATTGCCCTCTCTTGTCGAGATAAATGGATTGCATCTCTTTTTGGATCAGTCGTGATAGCACTTCGTTCCCAGACTCCTTTGACAGATATGAAAGGAATTTTGAACTTGTTTCTGATTCTTCTACCTGAAGGAAATCTGCCAGCAGCTCAAGCTCTGGCATCTATGGTTAATAAATGTCCTTCCAGTATTAATGAACCAGAAATTTCAGCTAGGCTTTCTTTGGATCAGGCGTGTGAAGACATCCTAAAACTTTGTTTATGGACTTTAGAAAGCAACAGCCATTTGAAACAATACAATTTTCTTGACAGAGATATTTGTTCCCAGAGGTCTATTGTCCTTGGGATGGCATGGGTTGGAAAAGGTTTGCTTATGAGAGGACATGAGAAAGTAACAGAAATTGCAATGTTTCTTATGAAATGTCTAGTTTCTGACAGTAATGAGGATATTACACTTCAACAACAGAAAGAGAATGGAAAAGGTGTTGGGATGGATGCGAATTCCTCTTTGGCAACATCTGCAGCCGATGCATTCCATGTGCTTCTGAATGATTCAGAAGACTGTTTAAATAAGAAGTTCCATGCAACAATAAGGCCACTTTATAAACAACGTTTTTTCTCAAGCATGTTACCGATCCTTCTCTCTTCAATCAAAGAATCAGGTTCAACAAGTAAAAA GATAGCATTATACCGTGCTCTTGGACACATTATTTCAGACACACCATTGGCTGCAGTGCTTGCTGAATCCAAGAAG ATCATACCTGCTCTACTTGATACCTTAGCTATTTCGGGGTCTGAAACTTCACATAAAAAAATAGTATACAGCCTACTACTAGTCTTATCTGGAATTCTGATGGATGATAATG GTAAAGTGACCATATTGGAAAACATACATACAGTTATTGAGTGTCTTATCAAACTGATTTCCTACCCCGATTTGATG ATTGTCCGTGAGACTGCGATTCAATGCCTAGTGGCCATGTCAGTTCTTCCTCATGCAAGGATTTTTCCATTCCGACCAAGG GTTCTTAAAGCTGTTGCTACCGCTCTGGATGATCGAAAGAGGGCTGTTCGGCAGGAGGCTGTCAGATGCCGTCAAGCATG GGCCTCAATTGCATCGAGAAGTCTTCAGTTTTGA
- the LOC122006824 gene encoding MMS19 nucleotide excision repair protein homolog isoform X6, whose product MVDNSDARTLAKSFLINVQVQSLAVRDRKLCLEVLQCLLDAYTDAVVVLGDDLVYGICEAIDEEKDPRCLMLNFHLVEILGHLYPDPSGPMASFAQDIFDILSRYYPIYFTHPKDDGLDIKREDLSKGLMNAFSSSPFFEPFVVPLLLEKLSSSLLSAKLDSLKYLNSCLYHYGGKRMVKHSRVIWSNLKDVIFNFSPERPLLTDELDVDMKSEVNQIRMEALNCLETALSCFDFSEQDSFLCLIIDDPDIGTKLESLTSITSYSGTSAEIQRDLSAIGGIFTSIAKVSIYCCNKVFLKFFPCLMDVLGVSRNHSSQFCITNHKTVHGGMNFGALFLSVELLSSSRELSLVSNIAAEFIAESKSWFFMLKSFSMDLCHVLGSVLRTSNTSMVASEKEGVLCAVKGLQSLSTFPSSCSPISEGCYEDVLEILMSIITGRSDETYLWNLSLKALVQIGLWIESASGHDSARGICYNKVVEKILSMLQTNDSMVSLSLKLVAISEIANVGQYVLSIIRALEDAIISSLVACIQGGLKSSDSLVGLLECYTSRVLPRCCTSGSFDDVAVQFSINIWNQLENVSVFNTDVTMQNVLDQVMITMKLLVAGCTVENQSLILKKAHCVILSMDFLKTQPFQSIHGIIALSCRDKWIASLFGSVVIALRSQTPLTDMKGILNLFLILLPEGNLPAAQALASMVNKCPSSINEPEISARLSLDQACEDILKLCLWTLESNSHLKQYNFLDRDICSQRSIVLGMAWVGKGLLMRGHEKVTEIAMFLMKCLVSDSNEDITLQQQKENGKGVGMDANSSLATSAADAFHVLLNDSEDCLNKKFHATIRPLYKQRFFSSMLPILLSSIKESGSTSKKIALYRALGHIISDTPLAAVLAESKKIIPALLDTLAISGSETSHKKIVYSLLLVLSGILMDDNGKVTILENIHTVIECLIKLISYPDLMIVRETAIQCLVAMSVLPHARIFPFRPRVLKAVATALDDRKRAVRQEAVRCRQAWASIASRSLQF is encoded by the exons ATGGTTGACAATAGTGATGCAAGAACACTTGCAAAATCTTTCTTAATTAATGTACAAgtgcaatcactagcagttcgtgaCCGTAAG TTATGTTTAGAAGTTCTTCAGTGCCTATTGGATGCTTATACTGATGCTGTTGTGGTGTTG GGTGATGACCTTGTTTATGGAATATGTGAAGCAATAGATGAAGAAAAAGATCCTCGATGCTTAATGCTTAATTTTCATCTTGTTGAGATTCTTGGGCATTTGTATCCTGATCCATCTGGCCCAATGGCAAGCTTTGCTCAGGACATCTTTGATATTTTAAGTCGGTACTATCCTATATACTTCACACAT CCAAAGGATGATGGCTTGGATATAAAAAGGGAAGATCTCTCTAAGGGATTAATG AATGCTTTCTCTTCATCTCCTTTTTTTGAACCATTTGTTGTGCCACTACTCCTTGAAAAACTGTCCTCATCTCTGCTATCTGCTAAG CTTGATTCTTTGAAGTATCTTAACAGTTGTTTATACCACTATGGAGGGAAAAGGATGGTCAAGCATTCTAGAGTTATCTGGTCTAATCTAAAAGATGTGATCTTTAATTTCTCACCCGAGAGACCATTATTAACTGATGAATTGGATGTAGATATGAAATCCGAGGTTAATCAGATTAGAATGGAAGCTCTAAATTGTTTGGAAACGGCTCTCTCATGCTTCGATTTTTCTGAACAAGATTCCTTTCTATGCTTGATTATTGATGATCCAGATATTGGAACAAAGTTAGAGTCACTGACAAGCATAACAAGCTATTCAGGTACTTCCGCTGAAATCCAGCGCGATTTAAGTGCTATTGGAGGTATCTTTACTAGCATAGCAAAGGTATCAATATATTGCTGCAATAAAGTGTTCCTGAAGTTCTTTCCCTGCCTAATGGATGTTTTAGGAGTTTCTAGAAACCATTCTTCTCAATTTTGTATCACTAACCACAAAACGGTTCATGGCGGAATGAATTTTGGAGCACTTTTTCTGTCGGTTGAACTCCTTAGTTCGTCTAGAGAATTATCTTTGGTATCTAATATTGCGGCAGAGTTCATTGCAGAGTCAAAGAGCTGGTTTTTCATGCTCAAAAGTTTCTCTATGGATCTTTGTCATGTTCTCGGTTCAGTATTGAGGACATCCAATACTTCTATGGTTGCTAGTGAAAAAGAAGGTGTGCTTTGCGCAG TTAAGGGCTTGCAATCACTTTCAACATTTCCGTCATCCTGTTCACCTATATCAGAAGGCTGTTATGAAGACGTTTTAGAGATACTTATGTCTATAATTACTGGCAGGAGTGATGAAACTTACTTGTGGAATTTGTCATTGAAAGCCTTGGTCCAAATTGGATTGTGGATTGAGAGTGCTAGTGGTCATGATTCTGCTAGAGGAATATGCTACAACAAAGTTGTTGAGAAAATCCTTTCCATGCTTCAAACTAATGATTCTATGGTCTCTCTCTCATTGAAACTTGTTGCAATTTCTGAAATTGCTAATGTTGGTCAATATGTGCTAAGTATAATTCGAGCACTTGAAGATGCCATTATTTCCAGCTTGGTAGCTTGT ATCCAAGGGGGTTTAAAATCTTCTGACAGCTTGGTTGGTTTGCTTGAATGCTACACCAGTCGGGTTCTTCCAAG ATGCTGTACTTCTGGGAGTTTTGATGATGTTGCAGTTCAATTTTCCATCAATATTTGGAATCAACTTGAAAATGTATCTGTTTTCAACACTGATGTAACTATGCAG AATGTTCTTGACCAGGTTATGATAACAATGAAGCTTCTCGTGGCTGGTTGTACAGTGGAAAACCAGTCCCTGATTCTAAAAAAAGCTCACTGCGTTATTTTATCAATGGACTTTCTTAAAACACAACCTTTTCAAAGTATTCATGGAATTATTGCCCTCTCTTGTCGAGATAAATGGATTGCATCTCTTTTTGGATCAGTCGTGATAGCACTTCGTTCCCAGACTCCTTTGACAGATATGAAAGGAATTTTGAACTTGTTTCTGATTCTTCTACCTGAAGGAAATCTGCCAGCAGCTCAAGCTCTGGCATCTATGGTTAATAAATGTCCTTCCAGTATTAATGAACCAGAAATTTCAGCTAGGCTTTCTTTGGATCAGGCGTGTGAAGACATCCTAAAACTTTGTTTATGGACTTTAGAAAGCAACAGCCATTTGAAACAATACAATTTTCTTGACAGAGATATTTGTTCCCAGAGGTCTATTGTCCTTGGGATGGCATGGGTTGGAAAAGGTTTGCTTATGAGAGGACATGAGAAAGTAACAGAAATTGCAATGTTTCTTATGAAATGTCTAGTTTCTGACAGTAATGAGGATATTACACTTCAACAACAGAAAGAGAATGGAAAAGGTGTTGGGATGGATGCGAATTCCTCTTTGGCAACATCTGCAGCCGATGCATTCCATGTGCTTCTGAATGATTCAGAAGACTGTTTAAATAAGAAGTTCCATGCAACAATAAGGCCACTTTATAAACAACGTTTTTTCTCAAGCATGTTACCGATCCTTCTCTCTTCAATCAAAGAATCAGGTTCAACAAGTAAAAA GATAGCATTATACCGTGCTCTTGGACACATTATTTCAGACACACCATTGGCTGCAGTGCTTGCTGAATCCAAGAAG ATCATACCTGCTCTACTTGATACCTTAGCTATTTCGGGGTCTGAAACTTCACATAAAAAAATAGTATACAGCCTACTACTAGTCTTATCTGGAATTCTGATGGATGATAATG GTAAAGTGACCATATTGGAAAACATACATACAGTTATTGAGTGTCTTATCAAACTGATTTCCTACCCCGATTTGATG ATTGTCCGTGAGACTGCGATTCAATGCCTAGTGGCCATGTCAGTTCTTCCTCATGCAAGGATTTTTCCATTCCGACCAAGG GTTCTTAAAGCTGTTGCTACCGCTCTGGATGATCGAAAGAGGGCTGTTCGGCAGGAGGCTGTCAGATGCCGTCAAGCATG GGCCTCAATTGCATCGAGAAGTCTTCAGTTTTGA
- the LOC122006824 gene encoding MMS19 nucleotide excision repair protein homolog isoform X5, whose amino-acid sequence MEKPSTLISHIEAFVDSARVLNQHAKSVDAISSLIKNDLLTLEALVREMELYLTSTDHIIRGRDWQVLWGVLVGCLALLKRTKKFGMVDNSDARTLAKSFLINVQVQSLAVRDRKLCLEVLQCLLDAYTDAVVVLGDDLVYGICEAIDEEKDPRCLMLNFHLVEILGHLYPDPSGPMASFAQDIFDILSRYYPIYFTHPKDDGLDIKREDLSKGLMNAFSSSPFFEPFVVPLLLEKLSSSLLSAKLDSLKYLNSCLYHYGGKRMVKHSRVIWSNLKDVIFNFSPERPLLTDELDVDMKSEVNQIRMEALNCLETALSCFDFSEQDSFLCLIIDDPDIGTKLESLTSITSYSGTSAEIQRDLSAIGGIFTSIAKVSIYCCNKVFLKFFPCLMDVLGVSRNHSSQFCITNHKTVHGGMNFGALFLSVELLSSSRELSLVSNIAAEFIAESKSWFFMLKSFSMDLCHVLGSVLRTSNTSMVASEKEGVLCAVKGLQSLSTFPSSCSPISEGCYEDVLEILMSIITGRSDETYLWNLSLKALVQIGLWIESASGHDSARGICYNKVVEKILSMLQTNDSMVSLSLKLVAISEIANVGQYVLSIIRALEDAIISSLVACIQGGLKSSDSLVGLLECYTSRVLPRCCTSGSFDDVAVQFSINIWNQLENVSVFNTDVTMQNVLDQVMITMKLLVAGCTVENQSLILKKAHCVILSMDFLKTQPFQSIHGIIALSCRDKWIASLFGSVVIALRSQTPLTDMKGILNLFLILLPEGNLPAAQALASMVNKCPSSINEPEISARLSLDQACEDILKLCLWTLESNSHLKQYNFLDRDICSQRSIVLGMAWVGKGLLMRGHEKVTEIAMFLMKCLVSDSNEDITLQQQKENGKGVGMDANSSLATSAADAFHVLLNDSEDCLNKKFHATIRPLYKQRFFSSMLPILLSSIKESGSTSKKIALYRALGHIISDTPLAAVLAESKKIIPALLDTLAISGSETSHKKIVYSLLLVLSGILMDDNGKVTILENIHTVIECLIKLISYPDLMIVRETAIQCLVAMSVLPHARIFPFRPRVLKAVATALDDRKRAVRQEAVRCRQAWASIASRSLQF is encoded by the exons GTAGAG ATTGGCAAGTACTCTGGGGAGTTCTTGTTGGTTGCCTAGCTCTTTTGAAGAGAACAAAAAAGTTTGGCATGGTTGACAATAGTGATGCAAGAACACTTGCAAAATCTTTCTTAATTAATGTACAAgtgcaatcactagcagttcgtgaCCGTAAG TTATGTTTAGAAGTTCTTCAGTGCCTATTGGATGCTTATACTGATGCTGTTGTGGTGTTG GGTGATGACCTTGTTTATGGAATATGTGAAGCAATAGATGAAGAAAAAGATCCTCGATGCTTAATGCTTAATTTTCATCTTGTTGAGATTCTTGGGCATTTGTATCCTGATCCATCTGGCCCAATGGCAAGCTTTGCTCAGGACATCTTTGATATTTTAAGTCGGTACTATCCTATATACTTCACACAT CCAAAGGATGATGGCTTGGATATAAAAAGGGAAGATCTCTCTAAGGGATTAATG AATGCTTTCTCTTCATCTCCTTTTTTTGAACCATTTGTTGTGCCACTACTCCTTGAAAAACTGTCCTCATCTCTGCTATCTGCTAAG CTTGATTCTTTGAAGTATCTTAACAGTTGTTTATACCACTATGGAGGGAAAAGGATGGTCAAGCATTCTAGAGTTATCTGGTCTAATCTAAAAGATGTGATCTTTAATTTCTCACCCGAGAGACCATTATTAACTGATGAATTGGATGTAGATATGAAATCCGAGGTTAATCAGATTAGAATGGAAGCTCTAAATTGTTTGGAAACGGCTCTCTCATGCTTCGATTTTTCTGAACAAGATTCCTTTCTATGCTTGATTATTGATGATCCAGATATTGGAACAAAGTTAGAGTCACTGACAAGCATAACAAGCTATTCAGGTACTTCCGCTGAAATCCAGCGCGATTTAAGTGCTATTGGAGGTATCTTTACTAGCATAGCAAAGGTATCAATATATTGCTGCAATAAAGTGTTCCTGAAGTTCTTTCCCTGCCTAATGGATGTTTTAGGAGTTTCTAGAAACCATTCTTCTCAATTTTGTATCACTAACCACAAAACGGTTCATGGCGGAATGAATTTTGGAGCACTTTTTCTGTCGGTTGAACTCCTTAGTTCGTCTAGAGAATTATCTTTGGTATCTAATATTGCGGCAGAGTTCATTGCAGAGTCAAAGAGCTGGTTTTTCATGCTCAAAAGTTTCTCTATGGATCTTTGTCATGTTCTCGGTTCAGTATTGAGGACATCCAATACTTCTATGGTTGCTAGTGAAAAAGAAGGTGTGCTTTGCGCAG TTAAGGGCTTGCAATCACTTTCAACATTTCCGTCATCCTGTTCACCTATATCAGAAGGCTGTTATGAAGACGTTTTAGAGATACTTATGTCTATAATTACTGGCAGGAGTGATGAAACTTACTTGTGGAATTTGTCATTGAAAGCCTTGGTCCAAATTGGATTGTGGATTGAGAGTGCTAGTGGTCATGATTCTGCTAGAGGAATATGCTACAACAAAGTTGTTGAGAAAATCCTTTCCATGCTTCAAACTAATGATTCTATGGTCTCTCTCTCATTGAAACTTGTTGCAATTTCTGAAATTGCTAATGTTGGTCAATATGTGCTAAGTATAATTCGAGCACTTGAAGATGCCATTATTTCCAGCTTGGTAGCTTGT ATCCAAGGGGGTTTAAAATCTTCTGACAGCTTGGTTGGTTTGCTTGAATGCTACACCAGTCGGGTTCTTCCAAG ATGCTGTACTTCTGGGAGTTTTGATGATGTTGCAGTTCAATTTTCCATCAATATTTGGAATCAACTTGAAAATGTATCTGTTTTCAACACTGATGTAACTATGCAG AATGTTCTTGACCAGGTTATGATAACAATGAAGCTTCTCGTGGCTGGTTGTACAGTGGAAAACCAGTCCCTGATTCTAAAAAAAGCTCACTGCGTTATTTTATCAATGGACTTTCTTAAAACACAACCTTTTCAAAGTATTCATGGAATTATTGCCCTCTCTTGTCGAGATAAATGGATTGCATCTCTTTTTGGATCAGTCGTGATAGCACTTCGTTCCCAGACTCCTTTGACAGATATGAAAGGAATTTTGAACTTGTTTCTGATTCTTCTACCTGAAGGAAATCTGCCAGCAGCTCAAGCTCTGGCATCTATGGTTAATAAATGTCCTTCCAGTATTAATGAACCAGAAATTTCAGCTAGGCTTTCTTTGGATCAGGCGTGTGAAGACATCCTAAAACTTTGTTTATGGACTTTAGAAAGCAACAGCCATTTGAAACAATACAATTTTCTTGACAGAGATATTTGTTCCCAGAGGTCTATTGTCCTTGGGATGGCATGGGTTGGAAAAGGTTTGCTTATGAGAGGACATGAGAAAGTAACAGAAATTGCAATGTTTCTTATGAAATGTCTAGTTTCTGACAGTAATGAGGATATTACACTTCAACAACAGAAAGAGAATGGAAAAGGTGTTGGGATGGATGCGAATTCCTCTTTGGCAACATCTGCAGCCGATGCATTCCATGTGCTTCTGAATGATTCAGAAGACTGTTTAAATAAGAAGTTCCATGCAACAATAAGGCCACTTTATAAACAACGTTTTTTCTCAAGCATGTTACCGATCCTTCTCTCTTCAATCAAAGAATCAGGTTCAACAAGTAAAAA GATAGCATTATACCGTGCTCTTGGACACATTATTTCAGACACACCATTGGCTGCAGTGCTTGCTGAATCCAAGAAG ATCATACCTGCTCTACTTGATACCTTAGCTATTTCGGGGTCTGAAACTTCACATAAAAAAATAGTATACAGCCTACTACTAGTCTTATCTGGAATTCTGATGGATGATAATG GTAAAGTGACCATATTGGAAAACATACATACAGTTATTGAGTGTCTTATCAAACTGATTTCCTACCCCGATTTGATG ATTGTCCGTGAGACTGCGATTCAATGCCTAGTGGCCATGTCAGTTCTTCCTCATGCAAGGATTTTTCCATTCCGACCAAGG GTTCTTAAAGCTGTTGCTACCGCTCTGGATGATCGAAAGAGGGCTGTTCGGCAGGAGGCTGTCAGATGCCGTCAAGCATG GGCCTCAATTGCATCGAGAAGTCTTCAGTTTTGA